A genomic region of Rhodococcus pyridinivorans contains the following coding sequences:
- a CDS encoding DNA polymerase Y family protein — protein sequence MNDSSSRRAPARVVALWCPDWPAVAAATAAELPATVPVAVVSANRVVACSASARAAGVRRGLRRREAQARCPELHVARSDPDLEARTFEAVVAAIDAVAPGVEVLRPGLVVLAARGAVRWFGSEEAAAEALIDAVAATGVECQVGVADELSTAVLAARRNALVPTGRGAEFLAPLPVSYLAVEPALAAPRRADTVDLLRRLGIRTIGAFAALSPIDVASRFDADVVAAHRSARGLPERPPSGRPIPPDLTVEQPCDPPVERVDAAAFAGRALAELLHTRLAAAGVACTRLLVTARTGAGEELARTWRCAEPLTPEGTADRVRWQLDGWLTGRNTNRPTAGIVLLRLEPVEVVAAGALQLGLWGGVGDEDERARRALVRVQGLLGGDAVRIGVLGGGRGPTERIVLVPVGDEAIPHSDPDAPWPGRLPPPAPALVLHTPPAIRLDDDVGNPVSVTERGLLSGAPARLRWGSRSWTVIGWAGPWPVDEYWWDPAAARCAARLQVLLEESRALLVFFGADGWRVEGVYD from the coding sequence GTGAACGACTCGTCCTCTCGACGGGCGCCCGCGCGGGTCGTGGCCCTCTGGTGCCCCGACTGGCCCGCCGTCGCCGCCGCCACCGCCGCGGAGTTGCCCGCGACCGTCCCGGTGGCGGTGGTCTCGGCGAATCGTGTCGTCGCCTGCTCGGCCTCGGCGCGGGCCGCGGGTGTCCGGCGCGGCCTGAGACGACGTGAGGCGCAGGCACGCTGCCCGGAACTGCATGTGGCCCGCTCGGATCCCGACCTGGAAGCGCGGACGTTCGAGGCGGTGGTGGCCGCAATCGATGCGGTGGCCCCGGGCGTGGAGGTGCTGCGCCCGGGGCTGGTGGTCCTCGCCGCGCGCGGTGCAGTCCGGTGGTTCGGTTCGGAGGAGGCCGCCGCGGAGGCCCTGATCGACGCGGTCGCGGCGACCGGCGTGGAATGCCAGGTCGGTGTCGCCGACGAGTTGTCCACAGCGGTCCTCGCCGCGCGCCGGAACGCGCTGGTCCCGACGGGGAGGGGCGCCGAGTTCCTGGCGCCGCTGCCGGTCTCGTATCTCGCGGTGGAACCGGCGCTGGCGGCTCCTCGGCGGGCCGACACGGTGGATCTGTTGCGCCGTCTCGGTATCCGCACCATCGGAGCGTTCGCCGCGTTGTCCCCGATCGATGTTGCGTCACGCTTCGACGCGGACGTCGTCGCTGCGCACCGGAGCGCACGGGGCCTGCCGGAACGTCCCCCGTCGGGGCGGCCGATCCCTCCGGACCTGACGGTCGAGCAGCCCTGCGACCCGCCGGTGGAGCGGGTCGACGCCGCGGCCTTCGCCGGTCGCGCACTGGCCGAACTGCTCCACACCAGGCTCGCGGCAGCGGGAGTCGCATGCACGCGACTGCTCGTGACGGCACGCACCGGGGCCGGGGAGGAACTCGCGCGCACCTGGCGCTGCGCCGAGCCGCTCACCCCCGAGGGTACGGCCGATCGTGTGCGATGGCAGCTCGACGGATGGCTCACCGGCCGCAACACGAACCGGCCCACGGCGGGAATCGTGCTGCTACGTCTCGAACCGGTCGAGGTCGTGGCCGCCGGCGCGCTGCAGCTCGGGCTCTGGGGCGGTGTCGGCGACGAGGACGAACGCGCACGTCGGGCGCTCGTCCGAGTGCAGGGCCTGCTCGGTGGGGACGCCGTCCGGATCGGAGTGCTCGGCGGCGGCCGGGGACCCACCGAACGGATCGTCCTCGTGCCCGTCGGCGACGAGGCGATACCGCACTCCGACCCGGACGCACCGTGGCCGGGCCGGCTCCCGCCCCCGGCTCCCGCGCTGGTGTTGCACACACCTCCCGCGATCCGGCTGGACGACGACGTGGGGAATCCGGTCTCGGTGACCGAGCGCGGACTGCTCAGCGGGGCACCTGCTCGGCTGCGATGGGGAAGTCGCAGCTGGACGGTGATCGGATGGGCCGGTCCGTGGCCGGTGGACGAGTACTGGTGGGATCCGGCCGCCGCCCGGTGCGCCGCCCGTCTGCAGGTGCTGCTCGAGGAATCACGGGCCCTGCTGGTGTTCTTCGGTGCCGACGGCTGGCGGGTGGAGGGCGTCTACGACTGA
- a CDS encoding alpha/beta fold hydrolase has product MRSPVLTVAPNGVALAYREYAASRESAGSAARSVPVLLVHGMGGDGRTWTRFAGNLVKAGRRVITVDLRGHGRSGRAPSYRFDEFAADVAGLCAHLGVEAVDLVGHSLGGHVGSLVAQQNPGLVRRLVLEETPLPLREGDPVPEVPAHRPTPAELWHAATSMALNPRAVTAFDRSMTPSVVAQFHTPNPVWWKHLPSLDAPTLLLRGARRGSMVDPRLLTAAVDALPSASVREIGCGHSIHRDRARDFAAAVVPFLTDRTVA; this is encoded by the coding sequence ATGAGATCTCCGGTCCTCACCGTCGCGCCGAACGGGGTCGCCCTGGCGTATCGCGAATACGCTGCGTCCCGCGAATCCGCGGGGTCCGCCGCCCGTTCCGTGCCCGTACTGCTTGTGCACGGGATGGGGGGTGACGGGCGCACATGGACCCGGTTCGCCGGAAACCTGGTGAAGGCGGGCCGACGGGTGATCACCGTCGACCTGCGCGGGCACGGACGCAGCGGCCGGGCCCCCTCGTACCGTTTCGACGAGTTCGCCGCCGACGTCGCCGGCCTGTGCGCCCACCTGGGTGTCGAGGCCGTCGATCTCGTCGGGCACTCGCTCGGCGGTCATGTGGGATCGCTGGTCGCGCAACAGAATCCCGGCCTCGTCCGGCGACTTGTCCTCGAGGAGACACCTCTGCCGTTGCGGGAGGGGGATCCGGTTCCGGAGGTGCCGGCCCACCGCCCGACTCCCGCGGAGTTGTGGCACGCCGCGACCAGCATGGCGCTCAACCCGCGCGCGGTCACCGCCTTCGACCGCTCGATGACGCCGTCGGTCGTCGCCCAGTTCCACACGCCGAATCCGGTGTGGTGGAAGCATCTTCCGTCCCTCGACGCTCCGACCCTGCTGTTGCGCGGAGCGCGCCGCGGCAGCATGGTCGACCCGCGCCTGCTGACGGCGGCAGTCGACGCGCTGCCTTCGGCCTCAGTGCGGGAGATCGGCTGCGGGCACAGCATCCACCGCGACCGTGCCCGCGATTTCGCAGCGGCCGTCGTCCCGTTCCTCACGGATCGAACGGTTGCCTAG
- a CDS encoding exodeoxyribonuclease III: MRIATFNINGIRAAQRRGFEDWLRERNPDVVALQEVRAPAAAIPQGVFGKYHLAYDEGTLPGRNGVGILTLHEPAAVRTWSGTALLRLPGEEHVDRIEFDRGALARGLSEFAHEGRYVEVDLADAPITVASLYLPKGGLPAHLQKPGRMRDEPDGGMRYQRKMRFLSAFARQLTRSRLAARAQGREFLIMGDFNVAHTRYDVRNWRRRGQAEGFLPEERAWFDSLLSPRTLVDVVRRNHPEVDGPYSWWSWLGESFASDSGWRIDYHLATPRLARTAISAGTDRDPAPDRRISDHAPVVVDYDI, from the coding sequence GTGCGCATCGCGACCTTCAACATCAACGGAATCCGCGCCGCACAGCGCCGCGGATTCGAGGACTGGTTGCGTGAGCGCAACCCCGACGTGGTGGCCCTGCAGGAGGTACGCGCTCCGGCGGCTGCGATCCCGCAGGGAGTCTTCGGCAAGTACCACCTCGCCTACGACGAGGGCACCCTTCCCGGCCGCAACGGCGTCGGAATCCTGACCCTGCACGAACCTGCCGCCGTGCGCACCTGGAGCGGCACCGCACTGCTGCGACTTCCCGGTGAGGAACACGTCGACCGGATCGAGTTCGATCGGGGAGCGCTGGCACGCGGACTGTCCGAATTCGCCCACGAGGGGCGGTACGTCGAGGTGGATCTCGCCGACGCACCGATCACCGTGGCGTCGCTGTACCTGCCGAAGGGCGGGCTCCCGGCGCACCTCCAGAAGCCCGGGCGCATGCGCGACGAACCGGACGGTGGGATGCGCTACCAACGCAAGATGCGGTTCCTGTCGGCCTTCGCCCGGCAGCTGACCCGTAGCCGACTCGCGGCGCGCGCCCAGGGGCGGGAGTTCCTGATCATGGGTGATTTCAACGTCGCCCACACGCGCTACGACGTGCGCAACTGGCGGCGTCGCGGGCAGGCCGAGGGCTTCCTGCCCGAGGAACGCGCCTGGTTCGATTCACTGTTGTCGCCGCGCACGCTCGTCGACGTCGTCCGCCGGAATCATCCCGAGGTCGACGGTCCCTACTCGTGGTGGTCGTGGCTGGGGGAGTCGTTCGCCTCCGATTCCGGGTGGCGGATCGACTACCACCTCGCCACGCCGCGACTGGCCCGGACCGCGATCTCCGCAGGGACCGACCGCGATCCGGCGCCGGACCGGAGGATCAGCGATCACGCGCCGGTCGTCGTGGACTACGACATCTGA
- a CDS encoding alcohol dehydrogenase catalytic domain-containing protein, translating to MQITGAVLEEIGRRRRYEESTPLSVDLLELDPPGPGEALVEIECAGVCHSDLSVVDGNRPRPVPMLLGHEAAGRIVELGDDTTGFSVGERVVMTFMPRCGECEGCASNGIRPCIPGSAANAAGTLLSGARRLHRDGNDVHHHLGASAFATHAVVDTRSLVGVGDDVPAEVAALMGCAVLTGGGAVVNTARPQAGDTLVVVGLGGVGMAALLVALAHDDVTVIAVDTSPDKRDTARSLGAERVLSPDEAVEQGVKARLVIEAAGSVPALATAVALTGPGGTTITVGLPAPDARLEISPTALVGEGRSLVGSYLGSAVPARDIPRFVDMWREGRLPVERLVTDRLPLGRINEAMDALADGTALRQILTMD from the coding sequence GTGCAGATCACCGGAGCAGTCCTGGAGGAGATCGGACGTCGACGGCGGTACGAGGAGTCCACCCCGCTCAGCGTGGACCTTCTCGAACTCGACCCACCGGGCCCGGGTGAGGCGCTGGTCGAGATCGAATGCGCCGGTGTGTGCCACTCCGATCTGTCCGTCGTCGACGGCAACCGGCCTCGTCCGGTTCCCATGCTGCTCGGGCACGAAGCGGCCGGACGCATCGTCGAACTCGGCGACGACACCACGGGATTCTCCGTCGGCGAGCGGGTCGTCATGACCTTCATGCCCCGCTGCGGTGAGTGCGAGGGCTGCGCGAGCAACGGCATCCGCCCCTGCATCCCGGGATCGGCCGCGAACGCGGCGGGAACCCTGCTGTCGGGCGCCCGGCGGCTGCACCGCGACGGGAACGACGTCCACCACCATCTGGGAGCATCGGCCTTCGCGACCCACGCCGTCGTCGACACGCGGTCGCTCGTCGGTGTCGGCGACGACGTCCCCGCCGAGGTCGCCGCGCTGATGGGTTGCGCCGTGCTGACCGGTGGCGGGGCGGTCGTCAATACTGCTCGTCCTCAGGCCGGGGACACGCTGGTCGTCGTCGGTCTCGGCGGAGTGGGGATGGCCGCGCTGCTCGTGGCGCTGGCCCACGACGACGTCACCGTGATCGCCGTCGACACCTCCCCGGACAAGCGCGATACGGCCCGGTCGCTGGGAGCCGAACGCGTCCTCTCACCGGACGAGGCCGTCGAACAGGGCGTGAAGGCGCGGCTGGTCATCGAGGCCGCGGGGAGCGTGCCCGCGCTCGCCACGGCGGTCGCGCTCACCGGACCGGGAGGCACTACGATCACTGTCGGCCTGCCCGCCCCCGACGCCCGGCTCGAGATCTCGCCCACCGCTCTCGTCGGCGAGGGCCGCTCACTGGTGGGCAGCTACCTCGGATCCGCCGTCCCGGCCCGCGACATCCCCCGCTTCGTGGACATGTGGCGCGAGGGGCGACTGCCGGTCGAGCGACTCGTCACCGACCGTCTGCCGCTGGGTCGGATCAACGAGGCGATGGACGCCCTGGCCGACGGAACCGCCCTCCGTCAGATCCTCACCATGGACTGA
- a CDS encoding sucrase ferredoxin, translating into MTTISAPTCSALSALDEPLPGTAATAPGYVCLEVPTGWGRDVLDGTALGAELSDELSARAKAADVRILFIRRPGRDVVRETRTVLLARTEPENTWCERLEITEPAELLDIVPRVVAGPAPGFGTAVQDPIALVCAHGKRDRCCAVLGRPIAAALTAEFGQDVWECSHTGGHRFAPSMIMLPTGYTYGRLDEDDSLAAVRDAGKGKVHAAGLRGRSTWGAAGQAAEIAVREAIDEFAIDAVTVEDGDEPIVRHRDGRAWQVGVETSELPARPASCGAAAKPARPVVATTITPL; encoded by the coding sequence GTGACCACCATCTCCGCCCCCACCTGTTCCGCACTGTCCGCGCTCGACGAGCCGCTGCCCGGTACGGCGGCCACCGCGCCCGGCTACGTGTGCCTCGAGGTGCCGACGGGCTGGGGCCGCGACGTGCTCGACGGCACCGCCCTCGGCGCCGAGTTGTCGGACGAATTGTCCGCCCGGGCGAAGGCCGCGGACGTGCGGATCCTGTTCATCCGGAGACCCGGCCGCGACGTGGTGCGGGAGACCCGGACCGTCCTGCTGGCCCGCACCGAACCGGAGAACACCTGGTGCGAGCGGCTCGAGATCACCGAGCCGGCGGAGCTGCTCGACATCGTCCCCCGTGTGGTCGCAGGTCCGGCCCCCGGTTTCGGCACGGCCGTGCAGGACCCGATCGCCCTGGTGTGCGCTCACGGAAAGCGGGACCGGTGCTGCGCTGTGCTGGGGCGCCCGATCGCGGCCGCTCTGACCGCCGAGTTCGGGCAGGACGTGTGGGAGTGCTCGCACACCGGCGGACACCGTTTCGCGCCGTCGATGATCATGCTGCCCACCGGTTACACCTACGGGCGGCTCGACGAGGACGACAGTCTCGCCGCCGTCCGCGACGCCGGGAAGGGCAAGGTCCACGCGGCCGGTCTGCGGGGTCGCAGCACCTGGGGTGCGGCCGGGCAGGCCGCCGAGATCGCGGTGCGCGAGGCGATCGACGAGTTCGCGATCGACGCCGTGACGGTCGAGGACGGGGACGAGCCGATCGTGCGTCATCGCGACGGCCGGGCATGGCAGGTCGGGGTGGAGACCTCGGAACTACCGGCCCGGCCGGCGAGCTGCGGTGCCGCGGCCAAGCCGGCGCGTCCCGTCGTCGCGACGACGATCACGCCGCTGTAG
- a CDS encoding MMPL family transporter, with protein MSRWAEIVVTRSRWVLAIVLLVVLFAGAWGVGIFGKLTGTGYYDPNSEAVEVEQIIYENFGSQAADIIALYTAPEGRTVDDIRPDIERTLAEFQDAVPAESIQTYWTAPPPMNQLLLSTDQRSVAASITLGANSGLTAASFPEALDLLEVPGVESQFAGNTVVAIEFTDTLESDLVRSELIAVPITLVLLVFIFGGVIAAAVPVFVGVLAIFSSLATLRLLSNFTEVSSYALNITSLIGLGLAIDYGLFIVSRYREELAAGSDVTSAVKRTMSTAGHTVMFSAALLICAFAGMLVFPQTVLRSLGLGAMAAVLGAAVLSLTAVPALLTMLGHRINAWTWDRETSTRAEARARRFWGGVVRKVVRRPALIAVVITGGLLVLASPLFEARFGEIEYTALPEDSQARAATQTLLDEFPSTGNGATLVLRGENGQAPDSTAVRTVSTEVAKVDGISQTVIVGQESDVVVLQGLYAQGVDGTARASEITGELRALDVPDGTDLLVGGGRALVDDANQAVSDSLPWMITIMVLSTLVLLFLAFGSVALPIKAVLMAALSLAATFGVLTWVFQLGHGASWLHVVPAAMEPTFVVLILAVVFGLSTDYEVFLMSRMMEARAAGATTVEAVEYGIARTGRVVTAAALLLIVVTGAFTISGLSIMRFLGVGMIVALIIDATIVRMLLVPSLVKLMGEANWWAPAWMKRVHAKVGLGH; from the coding sequence ATGAGTCGCTGGGCCGAGATCGTCGTCACCAGGAGCCGATGGGTACTGGCGATCGTGCTGCTCGTCGTGCTCTTCGCCGGCGCCTGGGGCGTCGGGATCTTCGGCAAGCTGACCGGCACGGGCTACTACGACCCGAACAGCGAGGCCGTCGAGGTCGAGCAGATCATCTACGAGAACTTCGGGTCGCAGGCCGCGGACATCATCGCGCTCTACACCGCACCCGAGGGACGCACGGTCGACGACATCCGTCCCGACATCGAAAGAACCCTCGCCGAGTTCCAGGACGCCGTCCCCGCCGAGTCGATCCAGACCTACTGGACCGCTCCGCCGCCGATGAACCAGCTGCTGCTGTCGACCGACCAACGCAGCGTGGCTGCCTCGATCACGCTCGGCGCGAACTCCGGGCTCACGGCCGCGAGCTTCCCCGAAGCCCTCGACCTGCTCGAGGTGCCCGGCGTGGAATCGCAGTTCGCCGGCAACACCGTGGTCGCGATCGAGTTCACCGACACCCTGGAGAGCGATCTCGTCCGGTCCGAGCTCATCGCGGTGCCCATCACGCTGGTGCTGCTGGTGTTCATCTTCGGCGGGGTGATCGCCGCCGCGGTCCCGGTCTTCGTGGGTGTGCTCGCGATCTTCTCGTCCCTCGCCACCCTGCGCCTGCTGTCGAATTTCACCGAGGTGTCGTCGTACGCGCTGAACATCACGTCGCTGATCGGTCTGGGCCTGGCGATCGACTACGGCCTGTTCATCGTCAGCCGCTACCGCGAGGAACTCGCGGCCGGTTCGGACGTCACCTCGGCGGTCAAGCGGACGATGTCCACCGCCGGTCACACCGTGATGTTCTCCGCTGCCCTGCTGATCTGCGCGTTCGCGGGCATGCTCGTCTTCCCGCAGACGGTACTGCGGTCGCTCGGCCTCGGTGCCATGGCCGCCGTCCTCGGTGCCGCCGTCCTGTCGCTGACCGCGGTTCCCGCCCTGCTGACGATGCTCGGCCACCGCATCAACGCGTGGACCTGGGACCGTGAGACCTCCACCCGCGCCGAAGCGCGGGCACGTCGTTTCTGGGGTGGGGTCGTCCGCAAGGTCGTGCGCCGTCCCGCCCTGATCGCGGTGGTGATCACCGGCGGTCTCCTCGTACTCGCGTCGCCCCTGTTCGAAGCACGGTTCGGGGAGATCGAATACACCGCCCTGCCCGAGGACAGCCAGGCCCGCGCAGCCACCCAGACCTTGCTCGACGAGTTCCCGAGCACCGGCAACGGCGCCACGCTCGTCCTGCGTGGTGAGAACGGACAGGCCCCGGACAGCACTGCCGTGCGCACGGTGTCCACCGAGGTCGCCAAGGTCGACGGCATCTCGCAGACCGTCATCGTCGGGCAGGAGTCCGACGTGGTGGTCCTGCAAGGCCTCTACGCTCAGGGCGTGGACGGCACCGCACGGGCGAGCGAGATCACCGGCGAACTGCGCGCCCTGGACGTGCCGGACGGCACCGACCTGCTCGTCGGCGGCGGCCGGGCTCTCGTCGACGACGCCAACCAAGCCGTCTCGGATTCGCTCCCCTGGATGATCACGATCATGGTGCTCTCGACCCTGGTGCTGCTGTTCCTGGCATTCGGGTCGGTGGCACTGCCGATCAAGGCGGTGCTCATGGCGGCACTGAGCCTCGCCGCGACCTTCGGCGTGCTGACCTGGGTGTTCCAGCTGGGCCACGGTGCTTCATGGCTGCACGTCGTTCCCGCGGCGATGGAGCCGACCTTCGTCGTCCTCATCCTCGCCGTGGTGTTCGGCCTGTCGACCGACTACGAGGTGTTCCTCATGTCGCGCATGATGGAGGCCCGCGCGGCCGGAGCGACGACGGTAGAAGCCGTCGAGTACGGCATTGCCCGCACCGGACGTGTCGTCACCGCCGCTGCACTGCTGCTGATCGTGGTCACCGGGGCCTTCACCATCTCCGGCCTGTCGATCATGCGGTTCCTCGGCGTCGGCATGATCGTCGCGCTGATCATCGACGCAACAATCGTGCGCATGCTGCTCGTGCCGTCACTGGTCAAGCTCATGGGCGAGGCCAACTGGTGGGCACCGGCGTGGATGAAGCGCGTGCACGCGAAGGTCGGACTGGGTCACTAG
- a CDS encoding multicopper oxidase family protein has product MDVVKILVRLLAIPFVLFIGFVAVIGGLAVHAWTTRALDTTGRVDFDTALRIPPVESGTVDADGTRVFDLTMQRGTTDLGHGPDTRTWGVNGSYLGPTLRAVRGENVRVNVTNELGETSTMHWHGMHLPAAMDGGPHQPIEPGTTWSPYWTVDQPAATLWYHPHLHGSTAAHVYRGVAGMFLIDEPGTSPLPHDYGVDDIPLIVQDRKFDGDQFDDSNAIFADAGTLGDEILVNGTPRPFLDVGTETVRLRVLNASNARVYNFSFDTGMPFLLVGSDGGLLEEPRAVRSLQLSPGERAEIVVRPEAGSRHVLRSTPPELKAGFWQDRFSGGDDRMDVLELRAAPVLGSSAAIPERLTTLPELGEPSSTRRIDLTSSTTINDREMDMGRIDEVVVAGTTELWEVRNVSGTIHNFHIHDVQFEVLGMTGVSPDHPSLAGRKDTVFVPPAATVRLLVPFGSHTDPAMPYMYHCHLLEHEDSGMMGQFVVVGADEVHDVTQAAGTAHHAHDGG; this is encoded by the coding sequence ATGGATGTCGTGAAAATCCTGGTGCGTCTGCTCGCCATACCCTTCGTGCTCTTCATCGGGTTCGTGGCGGTCATCGGTGGCCTGGCCGTCCACGCGTGGACCACGCGCGCACTCGACACCACCGGACGCGTCGACTTCGACACCGCCCTGCGCATCCCTCCCGTCGAGTCGGGCACCGTCGACGCCGACGGCACGCGCGTGTTCGACCTGACCATGCAGCGCGGCACGACCGACCTCGGGCACGGCCCCGACACCCGGACGTGGGGCGTGAACGGCAGCTATCTCGGACCCACTCTCCGCGCCGTGCGCGGCGAGAACGTGCGCGTGAACGTCACGAACGAACTCGGCGAGACGAGCACGATGCACTGGCACGGCATGCACCTGCCCGCGGCGATGGACGGCGGACCGCACCAGCCGATCGAGCCGGGAACGACATGGTCGCCGTACTGGACCGTCGATCAGCCGGCCGCGACCCTCTGGTACCACCCGCACCTGCACGGTTCCACCGCCGCGCACGTGTACCGGGGCGTCGCGGGCATGTTCCTGATCGACGAGCCCGGCACGTCGCCGCTCCCCCACGACTACGGGGTCGACGACATCCCCCTCATCGTTCAGGACCGGAAGTTCGACGGCGACCAGTTCGACGACAGCAACGCGATCTTCGCCGACGCCGGCACGCTCGGCGACGAGATCCTCGTCAACGGCACACCGCGGCCGTTCCTGGACGTCGGCACCGAGACGGTCCGGCTCCGGGTGCTCAACGCGTCGAACGCGCGCGTCTACAACTTCTCGTTCGACACCGGGATGCCGTTCCTCCTCGTCGGCAGCGACGGTGGTCTGCTCGAGGAGCCGCGGGCCGTCCGCAGTCTCCAGCTGTCGCCGGGCGAGCGCGCCGAGATCGTCGTCCGGCCGGAAGCAGGTTCGAGGCATGTGCTGCGCAGCACCCCGCCCGAGCTGAAGGCCGGCTTCTGGCAGGACCGCTTCTCCGGTGGCGACGACCGCATGGACGTCCTCGAGCTGCGGGCGGCACCCGTCCTCGGGTCGTCGGCCGCGATCCCGGAGAGGCTGACCACCCTTCCGGAGCTCGGGGAACCGAGCAGCACCCGCCGCATCGACCTGACCTCGTCGACGACCATCAACGATCGCGAGATGGACATGGGCCGGATCGACGAGGTGGTCGTCGCCGGCACCACCGAACTGTGGGAGGTGCGCAACGTCAGCGGCACGATCCACAACTTCCACATCCACGACGTGCAGTTCGAGGTCCTCGGCATGACCGGGGTGAGTCCCGACCATCCGTCCCTGGCCGGTCGCAAGGACACCGTCTTCGTCCCGCCGGCGGCGACCGTGCGGCTGCTCGTTCCGTTCGGTAGCCACACCGATCCGGCGATGCCGTACATGTACCACTGTCACCTGCTCGAGCACGAGGACAGCGGCATGATGGGACAGTTCGTGGTGGTCGGCGCCGACGAGGTGCACGACGTGACGCAGGCGGCCGGCACCGCCCACCATGCCCACGACGGCGGGTGA
- a CDS encoding RNA polymerase sigma factor, which translates to MDEALLRTLVPTVIGILVRRGADFASAEDAVQDALVEALRVWPEDPPRDPKGWLVAVAWRRFLDAVRADASRRRREILVDAEPRPGPGTPVDDTLALYFLCAHPSLTPGSAVALTLRAVGGLTTRQIAQAYLVPEATMAQRISRAKRTIADVRLDRPGDVATVLRVLYLVFNEGYSGDVDLATEAVRLTRRLAAVIDHPEVSGLLALMLLHHARRAARIRSDGSLVPLAEQDRSLWDTRMIWEGVEILQAALARDRLGEFQAQAAVAALHADARTAEETDWVQIVEWYDELLQFTDNPVVRLNRAVAVGEADGPHAGLAALAELDPSLPRYTAAAAYLHERAGDTATAARLYAEAAHLATSVPERDHLVRQAARLHSAS; encoded by the coding sequence GTGGACGAGGCTCTACTGCGCACACTCGTCCCCACCGTGATCGGCATCCTCGTCCGCCGCGGAGCGGATTTCGCGTCGGCCGAGGATGCCGTGCAGGACGCGCTCGTCGAAGCCCTGCGGGTGTGGCCGGAGGATCCGCCGCGCGACCCGAAGGGCTGGCTGGTCGCGGTGGCGTGGCGCAGATTCCTCGACGCCGTGCGCGCCGACGCGTCTCGTCGACGCCGCGAGATCCTCGTCGACGCCGAGCCCCGGCCGGGTCCGGGCACACCGGTGGACGACACGCTCGCGTTGTACTTCCTGTGTGCCCACCCGTCGCTCACGCCCGGGTCGGCGGTCGCGCTCACGCTGCGTGCCGTCGGCGGGTTGACCACCCGGCAGATCGCGCAGGCCTATCTCGTCCCGGAGGCGACGATGGCCCAACGCATCAGCCGGGCCAAGCGCACGATCGCGGACGTCCGGCTGGATCGGCCGGGCGACGTCGCGACGGTGCTGCGGGTGCTCTATCTCGTGTTCAACGAGGGCTATTCGGGTGACGTCGACCTGGCCACCGAGGCCGTCCGGCTCACGCGCCGGCTGGCAGCGGTGATCGACCACCCCGAGGTGTCGGGTCTGCTCGCGCTGATGCTGCTCCACCACGCCCGGCGAGCGGCGCGCATCCGGTCGGACGGCAGTCTCGTCCCCCTCGCCGAACAGGACCGCAGCCTGTGGGACACGCGCATGATCTGGGAGGGCGTGGAGATCCTGCAGGCCGCACTCGCCCGCGACCGGCTCGGCGAGTTCCAGGCGCAGGCCGCCGTCGCCGCCCTGCACGCCGACGCACGCACCGCGGAGGAGACCGACTGGGTGCAGATCGTCGAGTGGTACGACGAGCTCCTGCAGTTCACCGACAACCCAGTGGTCCGCCTCAACCGTGCCGTCGCGGTCGGTGAGGCGGACGGACCCCACGCCGGTCTCGCAGCGCTGGCCGAGCTCGACCCCAGCCTGCCCCGGTACACGGCGGCCGCGGCGTATCTCCACGAACGCGCCGGCGACACCGCGACGGCGGCCCGGCTCTATGCGGAGGCCGCGCACCTGGCGACCAGCGTGCCCGAACGCGACCATCTCGTGCGGCAGGCAGCACGACTGCACAGCGCTTCCTGA
- a CDS encoding YciI family protein: MAKYLLLKHYRGAPAAVNDVPMDQWEPEEVSAHVRFMQDFAARLESTGEFVDAQALSPEGAFVRYDGEGRPPVTDGPFPETKDLIAGWMVIDVDSYERALELAGELSAAPGAGGKPIHEWLEVRPFMSEPPTVTE, from the coding sequence ATGGCCAAGTACCTGCTGCTCAAGCACTACCGCGGCGCCCCGGCAGCGGTGAACGACGTACCCATGGATCAGTGGGAACCGGAGGAGGTGTCGGCCCACGTCCGCTTCATGCAGGATTTCGCCGCCCGTCTCGAGAGCACGGGTGAGTTCGTGGACGCGCAGGCGCTCTCCCCGGAAGGCGCCTTCGTCCGCTACGACGGCGAGGGACGTCCCCCGGTCACCGACGGGCCGTTCCCGGAGACGAAGGATCTCATCGCCGGGTGGATGGTGATCGACGTCGACAGCTACGAACGGGCACTGGAACTGGCCGGCGAACTGTCGGCCGCGCCGGGAGCCGGCGGGAAGCCGATCCACGAATGGCTGGAGGTGCGCCCGTTCATGTCCGAGCCGCCGACCGTCACGGAGTGA